The following proteins are co-located in the Lacticaseibacillus paracasei subsp. paracasei genome:
- a CDS encoding SDR family oxidoreductase, protein MSDWLGLDSKTIVVTGGSSGIGAAIVKELINNGATVVNGDLKEGDFKDPNLKYVHTDVTDPDEVENLAATAEKINGEIWGVVNNAGINKPRVLVDPKDPHGKYELDVKIFEQIFSVNVKSVFLVSQAVVRRMVKQGHGVVVNMSSEAGLEGSVGQSVYSASKGAINGFTRSWAKELGKYNIRVVGVAPGIMEATGLRTPSYEEALAYTRDTTVDAIRAGYSSTSTTPLGRSGKLSEVGDLVNYFLSNRASYITGVTTNVAEGKSRG, encoded by the coding sequence ATGTCTGATTGGTTAGGTTTAGATAGCAAGACAATTGTTGTAACTGGAGGTTCATCAGGAATTGGCGCTGCGATCGTCAAGGAATTGATTAATAATGGCGCTACGGTTGTTAACGGCGATCTCAAGGAAGGCGACTTTAAGGACCCTAACTTGAAGTATGTGCATACTGATGTGACTGATCCTGACGAAGTTGAAAATCTTGCCGCCACCGCCGAGAAGATCAATGGAGAAATCTGGGGCGTCGTGAATAATGCAGGTATCAACAAGCCGCGGGTATTGGTTGATCCTAAAGATCCACATGGTAAATATGAATTGGACGTTAAGATATTTGAACAAATCTTCAGTGTTAACGTTAAAAGTGTCTTCTTGGTTTCACAAGCAGTCGTTCGTCGGATGGTCAAACAGGGACATGGGGTTGTCGTCAATATGTCTTCTGAGGCTGGCCTTGAAGGTTCTGTTGGTCAGAGTGTTTATTCAGCAAGTAAAGGCGCCATCAACGGGTTCACCCGTTCTTGGGCTAAAGAGTTAGGCAAGTACAATATCCGGGTTGTGGGGGTCGCACCTGGCATCATGGAAGCAACAGGCTTACGGACACCGAGTTATGAAGAAGCTTTGGCTTATACGCGTGATACCACCGTTGATGCAATCCGTGCCGGCTACAGTTCAACGTCTACTACACCATTAGGCCGTAGTGGCAAATTGAGTGAAGTGGGTGATTTGGTCA